In Streptomyces sp. TS71-3, the following proteins share a genomic window:
- a CDS encoding peptidase inhibitor family I36 protein: MPQGCLGQFFCAWTGKNFTGEKMEISGAGHWHDLPAQAHSFYNHNGGDDAAVAPGTGGRGGKTCVDSQLSNSSTAIKSVYIAHTGGNC, translated from the coding sequence GTGCCCCAGGGCTGCCTCGGGCAGTTCTTCTGCGCCTGGACCGGAAAGAACTTCACGGGCGAGAAGATGGAGATCAGCGGCGCCGGACACTGGCACGACCTGCCGGCCCAGGCGCACTCCTTCTACAACCACAACGGAGGCGACGACGCCGCCGTCGCCCCGGGCACCGGGGGCCGGGGCGGCAAGACCTGCGTCGACAGCCAGCTCAGCAACTCCTCCACCGCCATCAAGTCGGTGTACATCGCGCACACCGGCGGCAACTGCTGA